In Acidobacteriota bacterium, one genomic interval encodes:
- a CDS encoding DUF481 domain-containing protein — MAGPAAAQVNTERLRLGQSEEGWSGFVALRLAAKEGNTDRLAAGLGFRVQYAEPEPGERSDDLPSLDPLMKRLVFLVAEGDYAEESGERSEYRSFAHLRWVERRSPKLAHEVFLQNEFNEFQRLDSRYLLGFGERITLLRKPSREVFLGLGLMGEAERLDVPDVGPDERTSEFVRASTYLAAQMKLGSKGATVVNTLYYQPRVDRWDDFRILEELDLRVPLAEHLELSLAIVVQHDSEAPEDVEEWDLSVTNALRVRF; from the coding sequence CGGAGGAGGGGTGGAGCGGTTTTGTCGCTCTTCGCCTGGCGGCCAAGGAAGGCAACACCGACCGCCTGGCGGCGGGCCTAGGCTTTCGGGTGCAGTACGCCGAACCAGAGCCTGGGGAGCGGTCGGACGATCTGCCGTCGCTCGATCCGTTGATGAAACGGCTGGTGTTTCTGGTCGCCGAGGGAGATTACGCGGAGGAGAGCGGCGAGCGCTCCGAGTACCGCTCCTTCGCCCATCTGCGTTGGGTCGAGCGGCGCTCCCCCAAACTCGCCCACGAAGTTTTCCTGCAGAACGAGTTCAACGAGTTCCAGCGCCTCGACAGCCGCTATCTGCTGGGCTTCGGTGAGCGGATCACCCTGCTTCGCAAGCCTTCCAGAGAGGTCTTCCTCGGTCTCGGTTTGATGGGTGAGGCGGAGCGTCTCGACGTTCCGGATGTCGGTCCCGATGAGCGGACTTCGGAGTTCGTGCGGGCCTCGACCTACCTGGCGGCCCAGATGAAGCTCGGATCGAAGGGCGCCACCGTCGTCAATACTCTCTACTACCAACCGCGGGTCGACCGATGGGACGACTTTCGGATCCTCGAAGAACTCGACCTGCGGGTACCCCTGGCGGAGCACCTCGAATTGAGCCTGGCGATCGTCGTGCAGCACGACAGCGAGGCGCCGGAGGATGTCGAGGAGTGGGACCTCTCCGTCACCAACGCGTTGAGGGTCCGGTTCTAG
- a CDS encoding DUF1611 domain-containing protein, translating to MAPEPALLLTDGLLDTRFAKTAHGLLRGSHRFTPVAVVDAVHAGRDAGEVMDGRRLGVPVMENVAACLSGVLPQEPRWLVVGVAFPGGRLPVTARATVEEALRHGLSVVCGLHKLLGDDPELRALAEAGGGEIVDIRRPRRDPQFWTGDVFDVPAARVAVLGTDCAAGKRTTCRWLLEGCRERGVASEMIYTGQTGWLQGYPYGFIFDATPNDFVSGELERAIVECDRERQPDLILIEGQSGLRNPSGPCGGEFLLSAALDGVVLQHLPGRQFFIGLEERGCRIPSVESEVELIRSYGVGVLAVTLNGEGMESEALIAEQERLREVLDLPVVRPLEEGVGEILSLLERRLAPSPKGEAAPEAPRTG from the coding sequence ATGGCCCCTGAACCCGCCCTTCTGCTGACCGACGGTCTGCTCGACACCCGCTTCGCCAAGACGGCACATGGGCTGCTGCGGGGCTCGCATCGGTTCACTCCCGTGGCGGTGGTGGATGCCGTCCACGCCGGCCGCGACGCCGGTGAGGTGATGGATGGGCGGCGCCTCGGCGTGCCGGTGATGGAGAACGTCGCGGCCTGCTTGAGCGGTGTGCTGCCGCAGGAACCGCGCTGGCTGGTGGTGGGGGTGGCCTTTCCTGGGGGGCGACTGCCGGTGACGGCGCGGGCGACGGTCGAGGAGGCCCTGCGCCACGGCCTGTCGGTGGTGTGCGGCCTCCACAAGCTGCTCGGGGACGACCCGGAATTGCGCGCCCTGGCCGAGGCCGGCGGCGGTGAGATCGTCGACATCCGCCGGCCGCGGCGGGATCCCCAGTTCTGGACCGGCGATGTCTTCGATGTGCCGGCCGCCCGAGTGGCGGTGCTGGGTACGGACTGCGCCGCCGGCAAGCGCACCACCTGCCGCTGGCTGTTGGAAGGCTGCCGAGAGCGGGGCGTCGCCAGCGAGATGATCTACACCGGCCAGACCGGCTGGCTTCAGGGGTATCCCTACGGCTTCATCTTCGATGCCACCCCCAACGACTTCGTGAGCGGCGAACTGGAGCGGGCGATCGTCGAGTGCGACCGAGAGCGGCAGCCGGATCTGATCCTGATCGAAGGCCAGTCCGGCCTGCGCAACCCTTCCGGGCCGTGCGGCGGCGAGTTCCTCCTCTCTGCCGCCCTCGACGGTGTGGTGCTGCAGCACCTGCCCGGCCGGCAGTTCTTTATCGGCCTCGAAGAGCGGGGCTGTCGGATACCGTCCGTCGAATCGGAAGTGGAGCTGATTCGCTCCTACGGTGTGGGAGTGCTGGCGGTGACCCTGAACGGCGAAGGGATGGAATCAGAGGCGCTGATCGCCGAGCAGGAGCGATTGCGCGAGGTGCTCGATCTGCCGGTGGTGCGTCCCTTGGAAGAGGGGGTCGGGGAAATCTTGTCACTGCTGGAGAGGAGGCTCGCCCCGAGCCCGAAGGGCGAGGCGGCGCCAGAGGCGCCGAGGACGGGGTGA
- a CDS encoding SdpI family protein, which yields MTALQILVAASNVFCALLLGGLSIPLLQERIAPNRLYGVRFKKSFESEENWYRINRYGGKLLLYWSVVVGIIGLLALTPPVGRSEGLAFAFAMAPILVVIPCWQAYRFAQRL from the coding sequence ATGACCGCTCTGCAAATCCTGGTCGCCGCCAGCAACGTTTTCTGCGCCCTGCTGTTGGGCGGCCTGTCGATTCCCTTGCTCCAGGAGCGCATCGCCCCGAACCGCCTGTACGGGGTGCGTTTCAAGAAGTCCTTCGAGTCCGAGGAGAACTGGTACCGGATCAACCGCTACGGCGGCAAGCTGTTGCTCTACTGGTCCGTGGTGGTGGGGATCATCGGCCTGCTGGCGCTCACTCCGCCGGTCGGCCGCTCCGAAGGCTTGGCGTTCGCCTTCGCCATGGCGCCGATCCTGGTGGTGATCCCCTGCTGGCAGGCCTACCGCTTCGCTCAGCGGCTCTAG
- a CDS encoding S8 family serine peptidase, with protein MTAGPANIFSAAIVSVAIACALGLPTATATAAERLTPRPPLAKMELRAPTAVRATTAPSGYRLIVKTTDGVRGRAVQGALRSETDASLVNLHAFAQREGLTFEPLIHLPEGKLTALQRRAEARTGTAAADLAGLMIVQAPGRSPAQLADLGNRLQKLPQVEFAELEALLVPPPEDIPPVTPDHTDLQGYLGPDPGMDVTYAAGQGFDGSGIRISDCEYGWNPGHEDLVDRDVFAEPGQTIHPDVAVLGWDRHGTAVIGETSAVANAYGVTGMSPGAGIYTYSEWTVEEGPRRVTAITHALADSAAGDVVLLEMQTSGASGFGPAELSMAVWVAVKTGVDAGVVVVGAAGNGNQNLDSPDYDDYRGRGHSGAILVGAGSNNTNHDKLSFSTYGSRVDLQGWGTGVFTLGYGGFATYGGDPNQRYTATFNGTSSASPFIASAAALVQQAAVAEYGERLSPLGVRNLLVATGISQGTGGHIGPFPDLQAAIGDLTSNAPPTAENDRLDVDNGPLDILFAALTGNDTDPEDDPLAVVRWTAPEHGTICNSNDKSLTYCPDPGYEGEDSFEYTVSDGVREDTGTVQLTVVSNVLFEDGFESGETSAWSAAVP; from the coding sequence ATGACCGCAGGTCCCGCTAACATTTTTTCCGCCGCCATCGTTTCCGTCGCCATCGCTTGCGCCCTCGGCCTGCCGACGGCCACCGCCACGGCAGCCGAGCGGCTTACCCCCCGGCCACCGCTGGCGAAGATGGAACTGCGAGCACCGACAGCGGTTCGGGCGACGACGGCGCCCAGCGGCTACCGGCTGATCGTCAAGACCACCGACGGCGTGCGGGGACGCGCCGTGCAGGGAGCGCTTCGTTCCGAGACCGATGCCTCCCTGGTCAACCTCCACGCCTTCGCCCAGCGTGAAGGTCTCACCTTCGAGCCGTTGATCCACCTGCCGGAGGGCAAGCTCACCGCCCTCCAACGGCGAGCCGAAGCCCGCACCGGGACCGCCGCGGCGGACCTCGCCGGCCTGATGATCGTGCAGGCGCCGGGCCGCTCGCCGGCCCAACTCGCCGACCTCGGCAACCGGCTGCAGAAGTTGCCGCAGGTGGAATTCGCGGAACTCGAGGCGCTCCTGGTGCCGCCACCCGAAGACATTCCGCCGGTGACCCCGGACCACACCGATCTCCAGGGCTACCTGGGACCGGACCCCGGGATGGACGTCACCTATGCCGCCGGCCAGGGCTTCGACGGCTCCGGCATCCGCATCTCGGACTGCGAATACGGCTGGAACCCCGGCCACGAGGACCTGGTGGACCGGGACGTCTTTGCCGAGCCCGGCCAGACCATCCACCCGGATGTGGCGGTCCTGGGCTGGGACCGCCACGGGACGGCGGTGATCGGTGAGACCTCCGCGGTGGCGAATGCCTACGGCGTGACCGGGATGTCGCCGGGGGCCGGAATCTACACCTACTCCGAGTGGACCGTCGAGGAGGGTCCGCGCCGGGTGACGGCGATCACCCACGCCCTCGCCGACTCTGCCGCCGGCGACGTCGTGCTCCTGGAAATGCAGACCAGCGGCGCCAGCGGCTTCGGACCGGCGGAGCTTTCGATGGCCGTGTGGGTCGCCGTCAAGACCGGCGTCGATGCCGGTGTGGTGGTGGTGGGCGCCGCCGGTAACGGCAACCAAAACCTCGACAGCCCGGACTACGACGACTACCGCGGCCGCGGCCACAGCGGCGCTATTCTGGTGGGCGCCGGCTCGAACAACACGAATCACGACAAACTCAGCTTTTCCACCTACGGCTCGCGGGTCGACCTCCAGGGTTGGGGCACCGGAGTGTTCACCCTGGGCTACGGCGGCTTCGCCACCTATGGGGGCGATCCGAACCAGCGCTACACCGCGACCTTCAACGGCACCAGTTCCGCCTCGCCCTTCATCGCCTCGGCGGCGGCCCTAGTGCAGCAGGCAGCGGTGGCCGAGTACGGTGAGCGCTTGTCGCCGCTGGGGGTGCGCAATCTGCTCGTAGCCACCGGTATCTCGCAGGGCACCGGCGGCCACATCGGCCCGTTCCCGGACCTGCAGGCGGCGATCGGCGATCTCACCTCCAACGCACCCCCGACGGCGGAAAACGACCGTCTCGATGTCGACAACGGACCGCTGGACATCCTGTTCGCCGCCCTGACCGGCAACGACACCGATCCGGAGGACGACCCCCTGGCCGTCGTCCGCTGGACGGCACCGGAACACGGCACCATCTGCAACTCGAACGACAAATCGCTCACCTACTGCCCGGACCCGGGATACGAGGGCGAAGACAGCTTCGAGTACACGGTGAGCGACGGCGTGCGGGAGGACACCGGGACGGTCCAGCTCACGGTAGTTTCCAACGTGCTTTTCGAAGACGGCTTCGAGTCCGGCGAGACCTCGGCCTGGTCGGCGGCGGTACCCTGA
- a CDS encoding alpha/beta hydrolase-fold protein, protein MKHRVVAPRILPVLIVLAGLCSTGPASAEQITIGKTTTVRSEILDEDRTLMISLPAGYRDEGSERYPVLWVLDGETRFLHTLGTVRSLASSGHIPPMIVVGITNTQRTRDLTPPWRGEPEEGREQMIETGGGADKFLRFLLEEARPQVRQSYRTAPFEALVGHSFGGLFAVHAITENPAAYQAFIAVSPSLWWDGGRPVKEFAEMIETRPDLAGRLYATLGDEGGDMLTQFKRFEEILRHRAPPSLAWTARVLEGEDHGSVPLPTVYYAMRTIFDRWPPPTFLADEGLDGLERHFAAVSEHYGYPVPVPENRVNLLGYRLLGEEKVDEAIAIFEKNTRDHPASSNVWDSLGDGLKAAGRLTEARDSYAKAVQLGKQENSPNLGVYEQNLAAAKESLAKR, encoded by the coding sequence GTGAAACACCGTGTAGTCGCCCCGCGAATCCTTCCCGTCCTCATCGTCCTCGCCGGCCTGTGCTCCACCGGCCCGGCCAGCGCCGAGCAGATCACCATCGGTAAGACCACCACGGTGCGCTCGGAGATCCTCGACGAAGACCGTACTCTGATGATCTCGCTGCCGGCGGGTTATCGAGATGAAGGCAGCGAGCGCTATCCGGTGCTCTGGGTTCTCGACGGGGAGACGCGCTTTCTCCACACTCTCGGCACGGTCCGCAGCTTGGCGAGCAGCGGCCACATTCCGCCGATGATCGTCGTCGGGATCACCAACACCCAGCGTACCCGCGACCTCACCCCGCCCTGGCGCGGCGAACCGGAAGAGGGCCGCGAGCAGATGATCGAGACCGGGGGCGGGGCCGACAAATTCCTGCGCTTCCTGCTTGAAGAAGCGCGGCCTCAGGTACGCCAGAGCTATCGCACAGCGCCCTTCGAGGCCCTCGTCGGTCACTCCTTCGGGGGCCTATTCGCGGTCCACGCGATCACCGAGAATCCCGCCGCCTACCAGGCCTTCATCGCCGTCAGCCCGAGCCTGTGGTGGGACGGCGGCCGACCGGTGAAGGAGTTTGCCGAGATGATCGAGACTCGCCCGGATCTGGCCGGACGCCTCTACGCCACCCTCGGCGACGAGGGCGGCGACATGCTCACCCAATTCAAGCGCTTCGAGGAGATTCTGCGCCACCGGGCGCCGCCTTCGCTCGCCTGGACGGCGCGGGTGCTCGAAGGGGAAGACCACGGCTCTGTCCCCCTGCCGACGGTGTATTACGCCATGCGCACCATTTTCGACCGCTGGCCACCGCCGACCTTTCTGGCCGACGAGGGCCTCGACGGCCTCGAACGGCACTTCGCCGCCGTTTCCGAACACTACGGCTACCCGGTACCGGTGCCGGAGAACCGCGTCAACCTCCTCGGCTATCGGCTGCTCGGCGAAGAGAAGGTCGACGAAGCCATCGCCATCTTCGAGAAGAACACCCGGGATCATCCGGCCTCGTCCAACGTGTGGGACAGCCTCGGCGACGGGCTCAAAGCCGCCGGCCGCCTGACCGAAGCGCGCGACAGCTACGCCAAGGCAGTCCAACTCGGCAAGCAAGAAAACAGCCCCAACCTGGGTGTCTACGAACAGAATCTGGCGGCGGCGAAGGAAAGCCTGGCGAAGAGATAG
- the queA gene encoding tRNA preQ1(34) S-adenosylmethionine ribosyltransferase-isomerase QueA: MLTRDFDFHLPEGLIAQQARRRGESRLLVLPGVEDSGIAHHTVRDLPTLLRPGDLMVVNDTRVIPARLFARRAETGARVELLLIRRLDEVRWEVLARPGKKARPGILLELGEGLSATAEGLPNSRRMPGDGRLRMRFSQPVEPFLDRLGHVPLPPYIKRPDTASDRERYQTLWASQPGAVAAPTAGLHFDQALLDALAKAGIERATVTLHVGIGTFKPVTADWVHEHRMEVESFDIPAATAETVRRTRRAGGRVVAVGTTVVRTLEGAARQGLIQGAGSTDLFITPGFDFRVVDALVTNFHLPRSTLLMLVCAFAGRQRVLDAYARAVEHGYRFYSYGDAMLLER, from the coding sequence GTGCTGACCCGCGACTTCGACTTCCACCTTCCGGAAGGACTCATCGCCCAGCAGGCCCGGCGGCGCGGCGAAAGCCGCCTCTTGGTGCTGCCAGGAGTTGAGGACTCGGGCATCGCGCACCACACCGTGCGCGACCTGCCGACCCTTCTGCGTCCGGGGGATCTGATGGTGGTGAACGACACCCGGGTGATCCCCGCCCGCCTGTTCGCCCGCCGGGCGGAGACCGGGGCGCGGGTGGAGCTACTGCTCATCCGCCGCCTGGACGAAGTGCGCTGGGAAGTCCTCGCCCGGCCAGGCAAGAAGGCACGGCCGGGCATCCTGCTGGAACTGGGCGAGGGCCTTTCCGCCACCGCCGAGGGCCTGCCCAATTCCCGCAGGATGCCCGGCGACGGGCGGCTCCGCATGCGCTTCTCGCAGCCGGTGGAGCCTTTTCTCGACCGCCTCGGCCATGTGCCCCTGCCGCCCTACATCAAGCGGCCGGACACCGCCTCCGACCGCGAGCGCTACCAGACCCTATGGGCCTCCCAGCCGGGGGCGGTAGCCGCTCCCACCGCCGGCCTGCACTTCGATCAGGCGCTGCTCGACGCCCTCGCCAAGGCCGGTATCGAGCGCGCGACGGTGACCCTGCACGTCGGCATCGGCACCTTCAAACCGGTGACCGCGGATTGGGTCCATGAGCATCGGATGGAGGTCGAGTCCTTCGACATCCCCGCCGCCACCGCCGAGACCGTTCGCCGCACCCGGCGGGCCGGCGGCCGAGTGGTGGCGGTCGGCACCACCGTCGTCCGCACCCTCGAGGGGGCGGCTCGGCAGGGTTTGATCCAAGGCGCCGGCAGCACCGACCTGTTCATCACCCCGGGCTTTGACTTCCGAGTGGTCGATGCCCTGGTCACCAATTTTCACCTGCCCCGCTCGACCCTGCTGATGTTGGTGTGCGCCTTCGCCGGTCGGCAGCGGGTACTCGACGCCTACGCTCGAGCCGTCGAGCACGGCTACCGGTTCTACTCATACGGCGATGCGATGTTGCTCGAACGATGA
- a CDS encoding MFS transporter — translation MESKATEPATAEAPPRKGAMLTLFFTVLLDLLGFGMILPLLPFYAQEFGASEFEIGLLLAVYSLAQLVMAPVLGLLSDRFGRRPVLLVAVSVGLFAYLLFAAPSLAFTPAWMRTHGIAVLLVARLLAGGAAATFAVAPAYIADILPAAERSKGMGLLGMAFGLGFIGGPALGGLLGQWGLSAVALGPAALSLVNVLLILFLLPESRQVRGAGQAKTPWLPTAGLRRLAHDRALSGLFLLLFVFTLCFSLMEATLALFLQFRFGFGQVETTWAFVYIGVLLVIVQGGLIGPLSKRFGDRRLAQVGIGLAAAGLLLIPVTGSLASMAVAGALLAGGSGLYSPTSMSLISRITPETSQGEIQGLSRSFGSLSRVLGPLAGTLLFERLGPRWPFHTSGAVMVVALLAAWGLLAGLERRFVDRLPASES, via the coding sequence ATGGAGTCGAAGGCCACAGAACCAGCTACGGCGGAAGCTCCGCCGCGCAAGGGGGCCATGCTCACGCTGTTCTTCACCGTGCTGCTGGACCTCCTGGGCTTCGGCATGATCCTGCCGCTATTGCCTTTCTATGCGCAGGAATTCGGCGCCAGCGAGTTCGAGATCGGCCTGCTGCTCGCCGTCTACAGCCTCGCCCAACTGGTGATGGCACCGGTGCTGGGGCTGTTGTCGGACCGCTTCGGCCGGCGGCCGGTACTGCTGGTGGCGGTCAGCGTTGGCCTTTTCGCCTACCTGCTGTTCGCCGCGCCGTCCCTCGCCTTCACCCCGGCCTGGATGCGCACCCACGGCATCGCGGTGCTTCTGGTGGCTCGCCTGCTGGCCGGTGGCGCGGCGGCGACCTTCGCCGTGGCGCCGGCCTACATCGCGGACATCCTGCCGGCGGCGGAGCGCTCCAAGGGCATGGGTCTCCTCGGCATGGCCTTCGGCCTGGGCTTCATCGGCGGGCCGGCGCTGGGGGGCCTGCTCGGCCAGTGGGGCCTGTCGGCGGTGGCGTTGGGGCCGGCGGCCCTCTCCCTGGTCAACGTTCTGCTGATCCTCTTTCTTCTGCCGGAGAGCCGGCAGGTCCGAGGCGCCGGGCAGGCGAAGACCCCCTGGCTGCCCACTGCCGGCCTGCGCCGCCTGGCTCATGACCGAGCCCTCAGCGGGCTGTTTCTGCTGCTCTTCGTGTTCACTCTCTGCTTCTCGCTGATGGAAGCCACCCTGGCGCTCTTTCTGCAGTTCCGCTTCGGCTTTGGCCAGGTGGAGACCACCTGGGCCTTCGTCTACATTGGGGTTCTGCTGGTGATCGTCCAGGGCGGCCTGATCGGCCCGTTGTCGAAACGCTTCGGCGATCGCCGGCTGGCGCAAGTGGGCATCGGCCTGGCCGCCGCCGGCCTGCTGCTGATCCCCGTCACCGGCTCTCTGGCCTCGATGGCCGTCGCCGGGGCGCTCCTAGCCGGCGGCTCGGGCCTCTACAGCCCCACCTCCATGTCGCTGATCAGCCGCATCACGCCGGAGACCTCCCAGGGTGAGATCCAGGGACTGTCGCGCTCCTTCGGTTCCTTGTCGCGAGTGCTCGGCCCCCTCGCCGGCACCCTGCTGTTTGAGCGGCTGGGGCCGCGCTGGCCGTTCCACACCTCCGGCGCGGTGATGGTGGTGGCCCTGCTCGCCGCCTGGGGCCTGCTCGCCGGCCTCGAGCGCCGTTTCGTCGACCGTCTGCCGGCCTCCGAAAGTTGA
- a CDS encoding ABC transporter permease, protein MPRLVGVLRRSPTATVGVALVLLLTVVAALAPWLTTAAPEYQFDTVAGKLLAPGSERFVFDFAGDRLSILAERAQRTGDRAEIIRRGRTESFPLAEVANLLPDGSFERRTFPLGTDRLGRDLWSRIVFGARVSLSIGLLSALVALAIGLLVGSLAAIGGPLVDGLLMRLVDTFLALPRLFLLIALVAVLSPGRWAIVAILGGTTWMPISRLVRAEILGLKERNFIHAARGLGQHPLAILRRHLLPNALTPALVQTGLMIGGMILAESSLSFLGLGVPEPFPSWGQMIADITGGPVRRWWMAAFPGFAIVLTVIAFNLLTDGLRDALDPRHR, encoded by the coding sequence GTGCCTAGACTCGTGGGCGTCCTGCGCCGCTCGCCCACCGCCACCGTCGGTGTCGCCCTCGTCTTGCTGCTGACGGTGGTTGCCGCCCTCGCGCCGTGGCTCACCACCGCCGCGCCGGAGTATCAGTTCGACACGGTGGCCGGCAAACTCCTCGCGCCGGGCAGCGAGCGCTTCGTCTTCGACTTCGCGGGCGACCGCCTGTCGATCCTCGCCGAACGGGCCCAACGGACGGGCGACCGGGCGGAGATCATCCGGCGAGGACGGACGGAGAGTTTCCCCCTGGCGGAGGTCGCGAACCTCTTGCCGGACGGCTCCTTCGAGCGGCGCACCTTCCCGTTGGGCACCGACCGGCTGGGGCGCGACCTCTGGTCGCGCATCGTCTTCGGCGCCCGAGTTTCGCTCTCCATCGGACTGCTGTCGGCCCTGGTCGCCCTCGCCATCGGCCTCCTCGTCGGCAGCCTGGCGGCGATCGGCGGGCCCCTCGTCGACGGACTGCTGATGCGCCTGGTCGACACCTTCCTCGCCCTGCCCCGGTTGTTCCTGCTGATCGCCCTGGTGGCGGTGCTCTCGCCCGGGCGCTGGGCCATCGTGGCGATTCTCGGCGGCACCACCTGGATGCCGATCAGCCGGCTGGTGCGGGCCGAAATCCTGGGGCTCAAGGAGAGGAACTTCATCCACGCCGCCCGCGGCCTCGGCCAGCACCCGCTGGCGATCCTGCGGCGCCACCTGCTGCCCAATGCCCTCACCCCGGCTCTGGTGCAAACGGGATTGATGATCGGCGGCATGATCCTCGCCGAATCCTCCCTCTCCTTCCTCGGCCTCGGGGTACCGGAGCCCTTCCCGAGTTGGGGGCAGATGATCGCCGACATCACCGGCGGCCCGGTGCGGCGCTGGTGGATGGCCGCCTTCCCGGGCTTCGCCATCGTGTTGACAGTGATCGCCTTCAATCTGCTCACCGACGGGCTGAGGGACGCCCTCGACCCACGACATCGTTAG
- a CDS encoding ABC transporter permease, translating to MKGPLFRRLVSSLILLWLIVSFTFVLLQIAPGDPLATLTQGTSGKLPPEQIARLERIYGLDRPVHEQYFSWLSSALTGDWGYSITQQRPVTRIIAEALPTTLSLALAAILVEYLIAIPLGVWAARRAGTWKDHALRGASLLLWAMPAFWAGLMALLVFSYWLPWFPGGHSSSPMAHQLPWFRQLWDRLHHLTLPALVLGVLAAGGTARFVRNGLLEILGQDFIRTARAKGLPERRVVWVHGMRNAMVPVLQILGLSLPILLNGSLVIEIVFSLPGLGRATVQAIAARDYPVLLATTAFSGVLVIGANLLVDLVHTALDPRVRRA from the coding sequence ATGAAGGGACCCCTCTTCCGGCGGCTGGTGTCGTCGCTGATCCTGCTCTGGCTGATCGTCTCGTTCACCTTCGTCCTGCTGCAGATCGCTCCCGGCGATCCCCTCGCCACCCTCACCCAAGGAACTTCGGGCAAGCTCCCGCCGGAGCAGATCGCCCGGCTGGAAAGGATTTACGGTCTCGACCGGCCGGTTCACGAGCAATATTTCTCCTGGTTGAGTTCCGCCCTGACCGGTGACTGGGGCTACTCCATCACCCAGCAACGACCGGTGACCCGGATCATCGCCGAAGCGCTCCCCACCACCCTCTCCCTAGCCCTGGCGGCCATCCTGGTGGAGTACCTGATCGCGATTCCCCTCGGCGTATGGGCGGCGCGGCGCGCCGGCACCTGGAAGGACCACGCACTGCGCGGCGCTTCGCTTCTGCTCTGGGCGATGCCCGCCTTCTGGGCGGGGCTGATGGCGCTGCTGGTGTTCAGCTACTGGCTGCCCTGGTTCCCGGGCGGCCACAGCAGCTCACCGATGGCCCATCAGCTACCGTGGTTCAGACAACTTTGGGACCGCCTCCACCACCTCACCCTGCCGGCGCTGGTGCTCGGCGTACTGGCGGCCGGCGGCACGGCGCGGTTCGTGCGCAACGGCCTGCTCGAAATCCTCGGCCAGGATTTCATCCGCACCGCCCGCGCCAAGGGCCTGCCGGAACGCCGAGTGGTGTGGGTGCATGGCATGCGCAACGCAATGGTGCCGGTACTCCAGATCCTCGGCCTGTCGCTGCCGATCCTGCTCAATGGCTCACTGGTGATCGAAATCGTCTTCAGCCTGCCGGGCCTCGGCCGCGCCACGGTGCAGGCGATCGCCGCCCGGGACTATCCGGTACTGCTGGCCACCACCGCCTTTTCCGGCGTGCTGGTGATCGGCGCCAACTTGTTGGTGGACCTCGTCCACACCGCCCTCGACCCGCGGGTGCGCCGTGCCTAG